A stretch of Eubalaena glacialis isolate mEubGla1 chromosome 10, mEubGla1.1.hap2.+ XY, whole genome shotgun sequence DNA encodes these proteins:
- the PTPRCAP gene encoding protein tyrosine phosphatase receptor type C-associated protein produces MDLPCVLGLWALLALPGVLGSGGGAKDSPGSSSSVTVVLLLLLLLLLAAGLALAWRRLSRDSGGYYHPARLGAALWGRTRRLLWASPPGRWLRAELGSPEEDTERQEDEQDAEDDYDLGGGHGEREPQGGAQRGEGSSPQQALEPAEEAYDDDAGGGLGLGSQGPVGSRGSAEALLSDLHAFAGSAAWDDSTRAAGGQGLHVTAL; encoded by the exons ATG GACCTGCCCTGCGTCCTAGGGCTCTGGGCACTGCTGGCCCTGCCAGGGGTCCTGGGCTCAGGCGGCGGCGCCAAGGACAGCCCGGGCTCCAGCTCCTCGGTCACCGtcgtcctgctgctgctgctgctgctactgctggcCGCTGGCCTGGCGCTGGCCTGGCGCCGCCTGAGCCGGGACTCGGGGGGCTACTACCACCCGGCCCGCCTGGGCGCCGCGCTGTGGGGCCGCACTCGCCGCCTGCTCTGGGCCAGCCCGCCAGGCCGCTGGCTCCGGGCTGAGCTGGGGTCGCCAGAGGAGGACACGGAGCGGCAGGAGGACGAGCAGGACGCGGAAGATGACTACGACCTGGGTGGTGGCCACGGGGAGCGTGAACCCCAGGGAGGGGCGCAGCGTGGAGAGGGGTCCAGCCCACAGCAGGCCCTGGAGCCGGCCGAGGAAGCCTATGACGATGACGCCGGAGGGGGCCTGGGCCTCGGCTCCCAGGGGCCGGTGGGCTCAAGGGGCAGCGCCGAGGCCCTGCTGAGTGACCTGCACGCCTTCGCTGGCAGCGCAGCCTGGGACGACAGCACTAGGGCAGCTGGGGGCCAGGGCCTCCACGTCACCGCACTGTAG
- the CORO1B gene encoding coronin-1B, whose product MFRKVVRQSKFRHVFGQPVKNDQCYEDIRVSRVTWDSTFCAVNPKFLAVIVEASGGGAFLVLPLSKTGRIDKAYPTVCGHTGPVLDIDWCPHNDEVIASGSEDCTVMVWQIPENGLVSPLTEPVVVLEGHTKRVGIITWHPTARNVLLSAGCDNVVLIWNVGTAEELYRLDSLHPDLIYNVSWNRSGSLFCTACKDKSVRIIDPRRGTLVAEREKAHEGARPMRAIFLADGKVFTTGFSRMSERQLALWDPENFREPMALQELDSSNGALLPFYDPDTNVVYVCGKGDSSIRYFEITDEPPYIHFLNTFISKEPQRGMGSMPKRGLEVSKCEIARFYKLHERKCEPIVMTVPRKSDLFQDDLYPDTAGPEAALEAEEWVSGRDANPILISLREAYVPSKQRDLKVNRRNVLSDSRPAVAPGSPRPGASTPAAFTSIAAPGGSLAGAREAGKLEEVMQELRALRALVKEQGERICRLEEQLGRMENGDA is encoded by the exons ATGTTCCGCAAAGTGGTTCGGCAGAGCAAATTCCGACATGTGTTCGGGCAGCCTGTCAAGAATGACCAGTGCTATGAGGACATTCGAGTGTCCCGTGTCACCTGGGACAGCACCTTCTGCGCCGTCAACCCCAAGTTCCTGGCAGTGATTGTGGAGGCCAGCGGTGGAGGCGCCTTCCTGGTGCTCCCCCTAAGCAAG ACCGGCCGCATTGACAAGGCCTACCCGACAGTGTGCGGACACACAGGACCTGTCCTGGACATTGACTGGTGTCCCCACAATGACGAAGTCATCGCCAGCGGCTCGGAGGACTGCACGGTCATG gtgTGGCAGATCCCGGAGAACGGGCTGGTCTCCCCGCTGACAGAGCCAGTGGTGGTGCTAGAGGGGCACACCAAGCGAGTGGGCATCATCACCTGGCACCCGACGGCCCGCAACGTGCTGCTCAGCGCAG GCTGCGACAACGTGGTGCTCATCTGGAACGTGGGCACGGCGGAGGAGCTGTACCGCCTGGACAGCCTGCACCCCGACCTCATCTACAACGTCAGCTGGAACCGCAGCGGCAGTCTCTTCTGCACCGCGTGCAAGGACAAGAGCGTGCGCATCATTGACCCCCGCCGGGGAACCCTGGTGGCG GAGCGGGAGAAGGCTCACGAGGGGGCCCGGCCCATGCGGGCCATCTTCCTGGCAGACGGCAAGGTGTTCACCACGGGCTTCAGCCGCATGAGCGAGCGGCAGCTGGCGCTCTGGGACCCA GAAAACTTCAGGGAGCCCATGGCCCTGCAGGAGTTGGACTCTAGCAACGGGGCTCTGTTGCCCTTCTACGACCCTGACACCAACGTGGTCTACGTCTGCGGCAAG GGTGACTCCAGCATCCGGTACTTTGAGATCACAGACGAGCCCCCCTACATCCACTTCCTGAACACGTTCATCAGCAAAGAGCCCCAGAGGGGCATGGGCAGCATGCCCAAGAGGGGCTTGGAGGTCAGCAAGTGCGAGATTGCCCG GTTCTACAAACTGCATGAGCGCAAGTGTGAGCCCATTGTCATGACTGTGCCACGAAAG TCGGACCTCTTCCAGGATGATCTGTACCCCGACACAGCTGGGCCTGAGGCGGCCCTGGAGGCAGAGGAGTGGGTGAGCGGGCGGGATGCCAACCCCATCCTCATCTCCCTGCGGGAAGCCTACGTGCCCAGCAAACAGCGGGACCTGAAGGTCAACCGGCGCAACGTGTTATCAGACAGCCGGCCCGCCGTGGCCCCTGGCTCCCCCCGCCCGGGGGCCTCCACGCCTGCTGCCTTCACCAGTATTGCCGCCCCTGGCGGCAGTCTTGCCGGAGCCAGG GAGGCTGGGAAGCTGGAGGAGGTGATGCAGGAGCTGCGAGCACTGAGAGCGCTGGTCAAGGAGCAGGGGGAACGCATCTGCCGCCTGGAGGAGCAGCTCGGCCGCATGGAAAATGGAGACGCCTAG
- the GPR152 gene encoding probable G-protein coupled receptor 152, producing MDTAMEVNLGAAGHGPRTELDNEDYPQGGWDTVFLVALLLLGLPANGLMAWLAGSQARQGAGTRLALLLLSLALSDFLFLAAAAFQILEIQHGGHWPLGTAACRFYYFLWGVSYSSGLFLLTALSLDRCLLALCPRWYPGHRPARLPLWVCAGVWVLATLFSAPWLVFPEAAVWWYDLVICLDFWDSEELPLRMLEILGGFLPFLLLLVCHVLTQAATCRTCRHQPGSTACRGFARVAKTILSAYVVLRLPYQLAQLLYLAFLWDIYPGYLLWEALVYSDYLILLDSCLSPFLCLLASADLRALLHAVLSSFAAALCEERPGSFTPAEPQTQADSGDQTLPGPVAEAQPQVNPTAQPLLESVAQPQSDSLVQPQLNPGAQPQENHGAQRQLDAGAQPQASPEAQPPGPPASSAPSPCDEASSAPSTDSTPEAPVNPAEPAASEGESPSSAPQEEAPGAGPT from the coding sequence ATGGACACTGCTATGGAAGTCAACCTGGGTGCCGCTGGCCACGGGCCCCGCACAGAGCTCGACAATGAGGACTACCCTCAGGGTGGCTGGGACACGGTCTTCCTGGTGGCCCTCCTGCTCCTGGGGCTGCCAGCCAACGGGCTCATGGCATGGCTGGCCGGCTCGCAGGCCCGGCAGGGAGCGGGCACGCGGCTCGCCCTGCTCCTGCTCAGCCTGGCCCTCTCTGACTTTTTGTTCCTGGCGGCAGCCGCCTTCCAGATCCTGGAGATCCAGCATGGAGGGCACTGGCCACTGGGGACGGCCGCCTGCCGCTTCTACTACTTCCTGTGGGGTGTGTCCTACTCCTCCGGCCTCTTCCTGCTGACAGCCCTCAGCCTGGACCGCTGCCTGCTTGCGCTGTGCCCTCGTTGGTACCCTGGGCACCGCCCAGCCCGCCTGCCCCTCTGGGTCTGTGCCGGGGTCTGGGTGCTGGCCACCCTCTTCAGTGCGCCCTGGCTGGTCTTCCCCGAGGCCGCCGTCTGGTGGTACGATCTGGTCATCTGCCTGGATTTCTGGGACAGTGAGGAGCTGCCGCTGCGGATGCTCGAGATCCTGGGGGGGTTCCTGCCTTTCCTCCTGCTGCTTGTCTGCCACGTGCTCACCCAGGCTGCCACCTGCAGAACCTGCCGCCACCAGCCCGGGTCCACGGCCTGCCGAGGCTTTGCCCGCGTGGCCAAGACCATCTTGTCAGCCTATGTGGTCCTGAGGCTGCCCTACCAGCTGGCGCAGCTGCTGTACCTGGCCTTCCTGTGGGACATCTACCCCGGCTACCTGCTCTGGGAGGCCCTGGTCTACTCTGACTACCTGATCCTGCTCGACAGCTGCCTCAGtcccttcctctgcctcctgGCCAGTGCCGACCTCCGGGCCCTGCTGCACGCCGTGCTCTCCTCCTTCGCCGCAGCTCTCTGTGAGGAGCGGCCGGGCAGCTTCACTCCAGCTGAGCCGCAGACCCAAGCAGACTCCGGGGATCAGACTCTGCCAGGGCCAGTGGCTGAGGCCCAGCCCCAGGTGAACCCCACAGCCCAGCCGCTGTTGGAGTCCGTGGCCCAGCCACAGTCAGACTCTCTGGTCCAGCCTCAGCTGAACCCCGGGGCCCAGCCCCAGGAGAACCACGGGGCCCAGCGCCAGCTGGATGCTGGGGCCCAGCCACAGGCAAGCCCTGAGGCCCAGCCCCCTGGACCCCCGGCcagctcagcccccagcccctgtgaCGAAgcctcctctgccccctccacGGATTCCACCCCAGAGGCCCCTGTGAACCCGGCCGAACCTGCTGCCTCCGAGGGAGAAAGCCCCAGCAGCGCCCCCCAAGAGGAGGCCCCGGGTGCAGGCCCCACGTGA
- the CABP4 gene encoding calcium-binding protein 4, translating into MATEQVRGQHGPDPPPGPRKPPVGVMASSSGAEGLALTRRRSSKRAKGLRGSRKGTGSSGEQTLTRGPEALGSSKNPSGTGDGQEGPASRRQSHRRRPAPQHDPAQRTYGPLLNRVFGKDRELGPEELDELQAAFEEFDTDSDGYIGYRDLGECMRTLGYMPTEMELIEVSQHVKMRMGGRVDFEEFVEMMGPKLREETAHMLGMRELRIAFREFDRDRDGRITVAELRQAAPALLGEPLVGPELHEMLREVDLNGDGTVDFDEFVMMLSTH; encoded by the exons ATGGCCACAGAGCAGGTGAGGGGGCAGCATGGCCCAGACCCGCCCCCCGGACCCCGGAAGCCCCCTGTGGGGGTCATGGCTTCCAGTAGCGGTGCTGAGGGGCTCGCCTTGACCAGGAGGAGGAGCAGCAAGAGGGCGAAGGGGCTCCGAGGGTCCCGGAAGGGCACTGGCAGCTCTGGGGAGCAGACCCTCACGCGGGGCCCCGAGGCCCTGGGGAGCAGCAAGAACCCCTCCGGGACTGGAGACGGGCAGGAGGGGCCAGCCTCTCGTCGCCAGTCCCACCGGCGTCGTCCTGCCCCCCAGCACGATCCTGCTCAGAGGACATACGGGCCCCTGCTCAACCGCGTCTTTGGGAAG GACCGCGAGCTGGGCCCCGAGGAGCTGGATG AGCTTCAGGCTGCCTTCGAGGAGTTTGACACGGACAGCGATGGCTACATCGGCTACCGGGACCTGGGCGAGTGCATGCGGACACTGGGCTACATGCCCACGGAGATGGAGCTCATCGAGGTCTCCCAGCATGTCAAGATGCGAA TGGGTGGCCGCGTGGACTTCGAGGAGTTTGTGGAGATGATGGGCCCGAAGCTGAGGGAGGAGACGGCGCACATGCTGGGGATGCGGGAGCTGCGCATCGCCTTCCGCGAG TTTGACAGGGACAGGGATGGGCGAATCACGGTGGCAGAGCTGCGACAGGCAGCACCGGCTCTGCTGGGGGAGCCACTGGTGGGTCCTGAGCTGCACGAGATGCTCCGAGAAGTGGACCTCAATGGGGACGGCACCGTAGACTTCGATG AGTTTGTGATGATGCTTTCTACCCACTGA